The following is a genomic window from Clostridium fungisolvens.
ATTCAGGCTTAACACAAGTTAATAGTTGGAGAGGATAATAAATAATACTACATTTATACAAAAATAACTAAATAATGTTGCAATATTTATGAAATATGATATAATAAAGGTAGTTGATGATAACGTATACAAATATATAACCGTTTCTTCAATTATGGTATTTGTGGGAATTTAGGTGAGATATTAAACGAAAAAAGCTGTGCAAACCAGCTTTTTTCGTTTTTTTACTGTATAGGAATTTATAAAATTTTTAAGTTATATAAATCTAGATATTTCAATGCTTTTACAAGCTCTTTATGGCTACACAGTAAAAAATAAATGATATTCGCCTGCTAGATTTTCGAACAAGTATAAATTAAGTTTCGATATAGGAACCCCTTAATTATAGCTTATTTAAAAACTTAATATTTTGAAAGTTTTGTATATTAATCAAAAGTAAACGATTCTAAAAGTTGCAAATGCTTTAATAGTATAGGTATAATTATATCAAGCTATATAGAAGGGGGCGAAAGATAACAATATGTTATCTGAAACTAATGGAGAATAATAAATTTGTAGAATTTAGAGAAAAAATTCAAGATAATATTGGAAAAGTAATTGTTGGAAAAGAAGAGAAAATAGATAAAATAATTGTAGCCTTCATTTGTTCGGGACATGTTCTTCTTGAGGATATACCTGGACTAGGAAAAACTAAGCTTTCTAAAGCTTTGGCCAAAACGTTAAATTGTACATTTAAAAGAGTTCAATTTACCCCTGACTTATTACCATCAGACCTTACTGGAATATATTATTATAATCAAAAATTAGCAGAATTTGAACTTAAAAAAGGTCCTTTAATGAGTAATATAGTTTTAGCGGATGAAATAAATAGAGCCACACCTAGAACACAGTCAGCTTTACTTGAGTGTATGGAGGAGAGACAAGTAACTATAGAGGGAAATACCTTAAAGCTTGACAATCCTTTTTTTGTAATAGCAACCCAAAATCCTATTGAACAATTTGGTACATTTCCATTGCCTGAAGCTCAAATGGATAGATTTTTTATGAGACTTTCAATGGGATATCCAGAATATGAGGAAGAAAGAGCTATATTAAATAAATATATGAATGATGACCCTTTAGAAAAGTTAGAATCAGTAATATCTATGGATGAAATAAGATATGTCCAACAGCACTATTCAAATATAACTGTGAGTGAGGAAATAAAAACATATATATTAGATATTATTTCTGAAACAAGAAAAAGCTATGATATTGAATTAGGGGCATCTCCAAGAGCATCACTGAATTTGATGAGAGGAGCACAAGCCTTAGCTGCTATTAATGGAAGAGATTATGTAATACCTGAAGATATTAAGAGCATAGCAGTAAGTATAATAGCTCATCGTTTGACTACAAGATCATCAATCGGATCTTCTAGAAGTGATTCACAGGAAAAAGTGTTAGAGGATATATTAAATAAAATAGAGACTCCATTAGAAAAGCTGTAAATCAGTGAGGTGTTGATGTGAGTAGTATATTAATGTTAGTTTTTTCTATAGCAGTATTCTCAATTATAGCCGAAAAGATTAGAAGAAGTGCTTTTAAGAATCTATCAGTATTTAGAAAAATTGATAAAAGGTCAATACATCAAGGTGAGGAAGTATCAGCAACAATGTATTTTGAAAACTTTTCAAAAGTTTTTATCCCGTTTGTTCATGTGGAAGAAAAAGTTCCATTTGAATTACAGAGGTTAGGGATGATAGATAGTGAAAAGATAAGTGATGCAAAGTATTATTCCAATGTTTTTAATATTGGAGCTATGGAAAGACTTAAATTTAATTACAAGTTTTCGTCAAATAAGCGAGGAGTAAATTATTTAAAAGCTATAAAGATATCAATAGGTGATATCTTTGGGTTTTCTGAAGATATTATGGAGTTTGAAGATTTTGTTGAGATATTAGTTTATCCTAAGCTAAAAAAACTATCTGAAATAACCTTTAATAATAATAGTCTTATTGGAGATATAATTGTTAAAAGATGGATATTTCAGGACCCGCTATATATAAAAGGAATAAGGGAATACACCACTGATCATAGAATGAAGGACATCCATTGGAACTCTTCCATGAGGGTGGGAAAGCTTATGGTAAAAGAGTATGACTTTACCTCAGACAGGCAAATTACTTTTTTATTTAATACACAAACTACTATTCCTTTCTGGAATGTATACAATGGGCATAAGTTAGAAGAAGGAATAGATATGATGGCAACAATAGGAGTGGAAGTAATAAATAGTGGAATTGCTACAGGGGTATGGACTAATGGGCAAATAGTCAGCTATTCAGGGAAGCATGGTAATGAGATGCCGGCCTCGTCCGCATCTGTTAAGAGATTTTTAGAATATTGTTCAAGGATAGATATAAACACTAAATTAGCATTTCATGAGTATCTTTATAGTATGAAGGATAAGTTCGATATAAATACAGTTTATATATTAATTACTGCCTATATGGATAATGAAATAGCAGCTATAATAAACACCTTAAGAAGCAAAGGAATACTGATTAAGCTTATAGATATATCTGAAAAAGGGGATGTAAATATTCCAGGCATTGAAAGACTTCACCTAAGTAGGGAGGGATAGTGATGAATTTATATAATTTTATAAAGATACTTTATGGGATTTTAGTATCTACTTTTGCCTTTGTTATTTCATCAATCCTTTTAAACGTCATAGGAGGGGTAACTCCTAGTTTTTATATGTATCTAATTACTGTAGTATTTATGTTTTTGTTTTATTATATGATTAGTAAGAGTAATAAATCTAAGCTAATAGTTGCAATACATAATCTACTGTATTTTATAGTTCTATACTGCATCTTTGGAAAGAGCAGCAATCTAAGCTTGCAGATGATAGTGATTATTCAAGAGCTATTACTATTGTCAGTTGAGGGGATCTCAATAACAAGAGATTTTTATAGAAATAGATTGAAAAGCTTAATTATTGGATTAATAATAGGAATGTTTTTTACTTTGTTTGAATCTAAACAAGTTACTACATTTTTATATCCCTTCTATATATTATTTTTTTTAACTGGAATACTTCTTTTAAGAGCATCAAGAGCATTTCAATATAAGCTTTCAAGTTCAAAAAGAGTTAAGACATATATATTTATACTAGTACTATCATTAGTCTTGTTTAACCCATATATCTATGGTTTAGCTATAGATACTTTAGGGATATTGTATGAAAAGTTTCAGTGGATAATTGTTAAAGTTTTATATATTGTTTCATTACTTTTAATGTATCCAATGAAAGTAATACAATTATTGTTCCAGAGCAAAAATATTAGTGATGTAAGTATTAAAATGACTAACATACCATATGAAGATCAGAAACTAGTACAAAGTGATAATACATTCATATTGAGTGTTATTAAGATTCTATTCTTTATAGGCATAGTTATAATCATCTTATATATGTTTAAGTTTGTGTTAAATAGAAGAAAGTTTAAGCACAAATCAAAGGAGCAGTTGTTTGGAATTGAGAGAGAAAGTTTAGAGGATTATCTTAAGAAGAAAGATAGTTCAATTAAAAATAATTGGATAGGTCGAAAAGGGAAGATTCTAGAGATGTTCTACGATATACAAAAGGAAACTTATAAGAAGAATATATTCAAAAAAAGCATGACAGCAAGTCAATTGCTAAACATATCTAAGCCATATATAGATGGTGATGAAGAATTTAAATATATAGTAGACTGTTATAATGAGACTAAATTTTCATCTCATGAAGTAAGTGATGAAATACTTAATAAAACCAGAGAGAAATATAAAATCTTAAAAAAGAAGATTAAAGAAATAAAGAAGATATAAAATGTTGAATAAAATAATCTCCTTTGGATAAAAATACTATTTGAATTGTAAGGGAGGTTAAACAATGAAAAATAATGATTTTATGAAAAAAACATATAATAATTTTTCTGATTTTGTAAGGGTAGCCTCTTCTAGAGAGTTATCCTATTTTTTGTTGGATGCAAAATATACTAGTGGATTTAGCAGTCAGATGAGTAGATTGATAAGTGAATTAAGGAAAGAAGGGAATTTAGCTGCAGATTTTATAATGTTTTTTAATACAGATGGAGAAATAGCCATTTTTGATGAAGATCTATTAGGAACGTATATAGGTGATAGGTTTTTAGCTGAAATAGAAAGTAAGTATGGAAATAAAAAGTTAAATTATATTGTTAAGTCAGTAATAGGTAATAGTGATAGCGTACAAAAGGATTTTGCTCAAGTATGCTATGAAGTTATTGTAAGCATACTAGATGAAATCTATATGGAAATGAAATATAAAAAAGACTTAGGGGAATTTTATAAAAAGACATTAAATCTTGATGATGAGTCAATAGATAATTTACCTTTGAAAATAGCAGCGCTTTTAATAGTAGAAGATATGTGTAGATATTTAGGAATTAATATACCATTAAAACAATTAATAAAATAATTAAAAAATATCTACAAGAAAGACAGAGTTTCGTCAAGTTTTGTATATTTTATATGAATAACGCTGGAACATAAATATCATAAAATACATTTATAGGAAATGAAGAGCATATTCTTTATATATTCTGTCATAATTTAAAGAGAAAAAAATTTTTGACAAACCATCATTTGACATAAAAATAAAATAATTAGTGTTAGGATAATGTTATGAGTTCTATAACATTTGTTTATAAGGCTTAAGGGGGTAATTTTATGATGGTTGTTGAAAATTTATGGAGAAAAGTCAATTTTGACGACAAAGAATATAACTATTCTTACAGGTTAATTAAGACAGATTTTAGAGATAGCGCAGTATACGGCATTGAAATAGAAAGAACTGACTATGATCATAACAATAATTTGATCAATATAGAAAGAGACTGCATAGAAAAGATTTCACCAATATATGATAATGTTCACCAGTTATTAAGTTTGGTTTATGAAAATCAAGTCTCACCAATTCATTTAATTGACATTCTAGGAGAAAGAGTAGATGAGTTATTAGGAGATTTCAGTACATGCTGTTTATCTATAGCAAATTAATACATTCTTTTTCTTAAGGAAAGTTTATATACTTTCCTTAATATTTTGTCATATTTTAAACAGAATGTGCGATTAAAGATGTACAATTTCGATCCGATTCCGATAAATTCTAATTTATCTCTGCTATAACTTTGAAATATCTTTTTAAAGATATAAAATATTAATAGAGCAAATATGATTATAGAACTTGTTCTGAATATATTTAGGGGTGAGCATATGATTATTGGTACAGGAGTCGATATAATTGAGATAGATAGAATAAAAAAAGCTGTTGAGAGAACTAAGTCCTTTATGAGTAAGGTCTATAGTGAAAATGAGATGATTTTATTCAGAGAAAAGGGTATGAGGATGGAATCTATTGCAGGGAATTTTGCTGCGAAGGAAGCTATTAGCAAAGCACTAGGCACAGGAATAAGAGGATTTCAATTAAAAGATTTAGAGATAGTAAGGAATGGAATAGGAAAACCAGAGGTCAATTTATATGGTAGAGCTAAAATCATTGCAGAGCTAAAGGGGGTAAAATCAATTCATATAAGTATATCTCATAGCAAAAGTGATGCAATTGCATTTGCTGTATTGGAGGGATAATTAAATGAGAGTAGGTTCATCATCTGCATTAAAGAGTATAGATAAGTATTGCGTAGAAAAAATAGGTATACCTAGTATTATTCTTATGGAAAATGCAGCATTAAAGATTATAAAAAATTTGGAATTACATAAGAATAAAAAGTTCGTAATAGTTTGTGGAAGTGGAAATAATGGCGGAGATGGTCTGGCTGTAGCAAGACATCTTAAGGTTTTAGGAAAAGATATTGATGTATTCTTAGTTAATTTAAATGATAAGTTATCAGAAGACTGCTTAATAAATTACAATATATTAAAACAATTGGGGATTAAGGTCTATCCTTTAAATAATATAGAGGATTGTTCTCAGCTGAGAGAGTGTCTAGTAAATAGTGATATAACCATAGATGCCTTATTTGGAACTGGTTTATCAAGAAATCTATCAGAATTTTATATAGATATAATCTCGGTTATAAATGAAAATAGTGAATACATAGTTTCTATTGATGTTCCATCCGGAATGAATTGTGATAATGGTAAGGTAATGGGGAGTTGTATTAATGCAAATAAAACTATAACTTTTGAATTTTTAAAGAAAGGTTTCTTAACCTGGGGAACCAGTACGTATACTGGAAAAGTAGTAGTTGAAAGCATTGGGATACCTGAATCAGTAATTGATGAACATAGTGAGGATATTTTCATGATTACTGATGAACTAGTAAAAAAACATATACCTCAAAGAGATAAGTATGGGTATAAAGGTGATTATGGAAGAGTATTAGTGTTAGCAGGGTCCATGGGTTTTTCTGGTGCTGCATATATTACTGTTAATAGTGCTGTAAGAAGTGGAGCTGGCTTAGTTACTCTAAGTACTTCTAAGGACCTACAACAAATATTATCATGTAAATTTATAGAGGCAATGACTTCTAGTTATGAAGATG
Proteins encoded in this region:
- a CDS encoding AAA family ATPase codes for the protein MENNKFVEFREKIQDNIGKVIVGKEEKIDKIIVAFICSGHVLLEDIPGLGKTKLSKALAKTLNCTFKRVQFTPDLLPSDLTGIYYYNQKLAEFELKKGPLMSNIVLADEINRATPRTQSALLECMEERQVTIEGNTLKLDNPFFVIATQNPIEQFGTFPLPEAQMDRFFMRLSMGYPEYEEERAILNKYMNDDPLEKLESVISMDEIRYVQQHYSNITVSEEIKTYILDIISETRKSYDIELGASPRASLNLMRGAQALAAINGRDYVIPEDIKSIAVSIIAHRLTTRSSIGSSRSDSQEKVLEDILNKIETPLEKL
- a CDS encoding holo-ACP synthase, producing the protein MIIGTGVDIIEIDRIKKAVERTKSFMSKVYSENEMILFREKGMRMESIAGNFAAKEAISKALGTGIRGFQLKDLEIVRNGIGKPEVNLYGRAKIIAELKGVKSIHISISHSKSDAIAFAVLEG
- a CDS encoding NAD(P)H-hydrate dehydratase; translated protein: MRVGSSSALKSIDKYCVEKIGIPSIILMENAALKIIKNLELHKNKKFVIVCGSGNNGGDGLAVARHLKVLGKDIDVFLVNLNDKLSEDCLINYNILKQLGIKVYPLNNIEDCSQLRECLVNSDITIDALFGTGLSRNLSEFYIDIISVINENSEYIVSIDVPSGMNCDNGKVMGSCINANKTITFEFLKKGFLTWGTSTYTGKVVVESIGIPESVIDEHSEDIFMITDELVKKHIPQRDKYGYKGDYGRVLVLAGSMGFSGAAYITVNSAVRSGAGLVTLSTSKDLQQILSCKFIEAMTSSYEDEEQLDKHIKKSDCIAIGPGMGDSSTTLELLKKIIYNATCPVVIDADGINVLRDEPDILKDKKCSIVITPHIGEMSNLTGYPRDYIKENRLEVAKEIAEKYKIVVLLKGYNTIITDGNKTYINPTGNSSMASGGMGDCLTGIITSFIAQGISTLEATAVAAYVHGYIGECLSKSMYCVNASHIIENIPSAIKEMQLK
- a CDS encoding DUF58 domain-containing protein, giving the protein MSSILMLVFSIAVFSIIAEKIRRSAFKNLSVFRKIDKRSIHQGEEVSATMYFENFSKVFIPFVHVEEKVPFELQRLGMIDSEKISDAKYYSNVFNIGAMERLKFNYKFSSNKRGVNYLKAIKISIGDIFGFSEDIMEFEDFVEILVYPKLKKLSEITFNNNSLIGDIIVKRWIFQDPLYIKGIREYTTDHRMKDIHWNSSMRVGKLMVKEYDFTSDRQITFLFNTQTTIPFWNVYNGHKLEEGIDMMATIGVEVINSGIATGVWTNGQIVSYSGKHGNEMPASSASVKRFLEYCSRIDINTKLAFHEYLYSMKDKFDINTVYILITAYMDNEIAAIINTLRSKGILIKLIDISEKGDVNIPGIERLHLSREG
- a CDS encoding DUF6514 family protein, with the translated sequence MMVVENLWRKVNFDDKEYNYSYRLIKTDFRDSAVYGIEIERTDYDHNNNLINIERDCIEKISPIYDNVHQLLSLVYENQVSPIHLIDILGERVDELLGDFSTCCLSIAN